In Gossypium hirsutum isolate 1008001.06 chromosome D01, Gossypium_hirsutum_v2.1, whole genome shotgun sequence, the genomic window ACTTTATGAATACTCTATTTTTAACTGTTTTTCTTTGACACTgactttttattttacttgtttaaTATATTAATCTAATTTGTCTGCGCTTGTAATTTGGATCCTTgtatttttgttgttattattattttcttatttttactgAAACCAAAGAAAATCTTATTTTATATATCCAAACATAATATTATGGTTTTATGATCATAAACAATGAACACGCCCCATTGTGAAGCTCAACTAGCTGATTTAGGATGTTCTAAAGGCAATGCAAGATGAGCTCTGCTTCATCCTAAAGATATTGACACATGATGTTAATTTGCTGTTAATCTAAATACGTATCGGTTTCTACTTTATGAATACTCTATTTTTAACTGTTTTTCTTTGACACTgactttttattttacttgtttaaTATATTAATCTAATTTGTCTGCGCTTGTAATTTGGATCCTTgtatttttgttgttattattattttcttatttttactgAAACCAAAGAAAATCTTATTTTATATATCCAAACATAATATTATGGTTTTATGATCATAAACAATGAACACGCCCCATTGTGAAGCTCAACTAGCTGATTTAGGATGTTCTAAAGGCAATGTAAGATGAGCTCTGCTTCATCCTAAAGATATTGACACATGATGTTATACCAGCATAGGGGGCCATTGCAAGAGATCAAGTTAGAGTGTAAAGGGTATTTAAGTGtagcttttgttttctttctttattgTTCATTTTTTTAGGATCAAATCATGGATATATAGATTATTGGAATGGTtgatttttttccttcatttatCGTTCCTTTGTGTGCTATTGATGTTATTAAACATTGGGACTGCTTTTGATATTTGTTTTCTCATGTGGTATTATTTTATATCCTAGGCCAATGCTGCATCGGGAATGGCTGTGCATGATGATTGCAAGTTGAAGTTCCAAGAACTTAAGGCAAAAAGAACCCACCGCTTTATTGTTTTCAAAATCGAGGAGAAGCAGAAGCAAGTTATCGTGGAGAAGCTTGGTGAGCCAACTGAGAGCTATGAAGATTTTACTAAATGTCTTCCCGCTGATGAATGTCGTTATGCTGTGTACGATTTTGATTTTCTAACAGCCGAGAACGTCCCAAAGAGCAGAATCTTTTTCATCGCATGGTACTGCAATGTTTCTTAATCGTGGTGTTCCATTGTTTCCTTTTATTACTTACTATATATTGTTGTTGTCCTATGAAGGTCTCCCGATACATCAAGGATCAGGAGCAAAATGATATATGCTAGCTCCAAAGACAGATTCAAGCGAGAACTGGATGGAATCCAAGTGGAATTGCAAGCAACAGATCCAACCGAGATGGGTCTTGATGTCTTCAAAAGCCGTGCAAACTGAATACAGTTCTTTTAGGCTTTTGCAACGGGGAAGCTTCCTTCCTTCCTTCCTACAGTATGTCTTTTACTTATGTGAAATGTTTATAGGTTTCGAAATGGCAAAACTTGGACAATTACCAATTTCCAAGTTTTGCCATAAAGACTTTTATCAGTCTCGATGATGATAAACCCGTAGTTTCGGGTATTTGTGATTTGTTATCTATAGTACCTATGTTTTGAGTGCCTTTCTGTAGTCTTTTATCTCCTTCAACGCTAATATGCAACTGTCTGTGAGGGTTAGACAACACATTTAGttcattttcaagttttttttttttgtttaatttcattGAATATTGAcccttgtttgtttttttttcagtGTGTTAAAAAGAGTATGCTTTCATGACTTACGAgtcactgatttttttttttttggtattatttaTGACACTGGATTTGATTGCAAATTTATTTGAACGAGATATTTTTGCTGGTTGATATTTGTTGGTGAAGAGACTTGGTCTTGAAGTGTGAGATTGATTGTCAAGTGTGAGCTACTTTTTGGCTGTTTGTTTTTTGGGTGATGGGCTAAGTATTGGATTTGGATGCCAACTTTGAATGTTTGATAATGATGCTGTATCATCTTCTCTCAACTAATATCTTTCTCATGCTTTTGACTTGTTTGATTGTTTTGTCGGTTGTTTGGTTGGTtctttgtttagtttttttttttcaaaggagTTACTTGTATATTTAATTTCAAGTGATAACTTGTATTTGGTATTTTTTTGGATCTAACTGATGCCACCATCGTCAACCACGCCCCTACTGGTTTTTATATGGTCTTCTTTGATGATCGAAACTCTCCTTTTCTCCCCCTTATCTTTCCCCCTCTCCTTTTCCTTCcttctctcttttctcttttcctcttcGTTGGTTTTTATACTGAACTCCGTCGTTGGCTGCCCAATGATACATACCCTTGCCTAATTCAAAAAAGTACCTAGAAAACCAATAGATGAGAAAGGAGAAAGAGAACGAGCAAGGCAAAGTAAAAAGGTGAAAAAACCCATTTTTGGTTTTAAAGATAGCAGCATTGGAGTTTCAGGGAAAAAAGAGAGAGGAGCAGGAGAGAAGCGCATCGTCGTTGAAATCAAGGTGAAAGGACATTGGAAGTAGACCCTAACGAGCGGCGAAGCAGCTCTATGGCTTCAAGGGAGAGAGTTGATCTTGGTTTGAGGAGGAAAATGAAGCTATAGGGGAAAATGTGTTTTGAACGTCAAACAAAATGGTGGACACTTTTCTGGGTTTCTTTTATCCGCGTTGGGTCGGGGCTTGAACGGTGATGGTGCTGGGAGGCGAAGGATGGAAAAGATATAAAagcaaaaagagaaagaaagaaaattattatttggaATAGAGATATAGAAAACGTTATTATTTGCATGATAcaagataataaaatttataaagtttTATGAATTAATTGAGAAATGGGCAGCCTTGCTAAGATAAAATTGATGAATTTGTGTGCCTTTAATTGAGAAATGGACCAGTTTGTTCAATACATTTTCTCATCCATTTTCCCAGTTCCCAAACAAGCTGAAGAAAGAAGTTGGTAACGttttagttgttttctttttttaagttttaaattaattgtttattttcgAATTAGATCATCTCTGGTAATTTTGTGCAATTTCTTTGCAATCCGATTGAATCGtcttgcttttttattttttattattttttaaaatttttagtatggTGTTTGATCCAAGGTAGTCGGTCTAATAGTTGATTTAATTTGatcccaaaaaaaaagaaaatcgaaCCGTTAgacaattattttataacttttcatagttaagtgatcaaaaaaaaaattcaccaaTAGTTAAGTGACTACGAATATAATTCACCCttattttatttacttgtttaataaattaatatgagGAGCAAGATGATGTATGTTACTTGGGAGGGCACGGCCTAGAATTGCAAGCAACATATTATAATCAACGTCGATAATAGCAGTTGGAATGATTGCAgagcaataagaaagaaaaataaaaacacgtaaattttacatggaaaactcTTACCGGGAAAAATCACGGGCAGAAAAAGAGAAATTTACTATGCTGAAAACACACAATACAAAAGGAGTTTTGAATACTTCTATTTAAGGGTTAAACAACCTTGTTATAACCAATGTCTAATAGAAGAAGTATAGTCCTATACGAATTCAACTTGTGCGGTATGGTTTGTATCTCAGGGGTTCGAGCCGGATCAAACGAGATTCCGGTCACAGAATCTAGCATGATAATACTCAAAATGTATGAACTTAGACCCAAAATCAATGAAAACAAGCTAAAGCCCAACTAGTATAAAAATGTTCAATCAATGAGTAGGCTAGCTAATCACTAACAAGTGACGAGATTCGGGtcacacaactttaacacaaCAAAGTTAGTTGATATTGGTCTCAATGTCTTCGAGAGCCATGTTCGTCATTAGGCTTTGTTTTCTCTACGGCAAACTCGGATAAATTCTGATGCTGATTTCTAAGTTTGGTTGTAGACTTTCTATTAGCATTAGTTATAAATTCATATGTACTTTCAGATATATCGAATGTGTGACTTATTATTTGTGGAGCTTATATGTTAAGAGTGCATTGTATCGTCTCTTATCTCTTCAAAGCTAACATATGTAGTTGTTTGTGAGGTGTTAAACGACATATTTACGGCTACTTCAATTTAATGGAATGGAATAAAGTTgtaataagatattttaataaaaaataatatatgtagaaattttaaacattaataattaaaaattatttcatagaaatgtattatttaaatataattaaaaatataatagtatgatatattaattataaaaatatgatttatttttaataactttgtaaatattatattaaaggataatatttgaaataaataatctaactatttatatttttcatggtaaaaaaaaatcacaattggAGTAGTAAAGCAGTTATTCTTTGGCATAGTTGATAAGGATATGTAGCCAATGACAAGCTGTGCCTTTCCCCCTTACTAAATGAGAAAATTTCGTTTAAGCCCCtcagtaaaataaaaatatttaatttaaacctCTCCAGCCTATTTTGATTATtctgaaaaattaataatttaattaaataacttaaattttaataatttatttaatcaaatcagGGCAATCGATCGAATTGAGAATTGGTGGTCTAACTGGTTTGGTAATCAATTTAGTTGTCCGTGGGAAATTATTTTTGGcccatttaaaatttctttgCTATCGTTTATGCTTTTAGGGTTTGAGGTTCAAGTTTTTTATATCGGATTATTACGGGtccaaataattttttattttgattaattaagatCCATTTTGAGTTATTTATTCTAGTTATTTTTGGATTCTAATTGTTTTGAGTTCATTTCATTTCGATTTGAATAAGCAtgagttctattttttttttataatcaattGGATTGGATCAAAATTTCGGGTTGGAATTAATAGACTTAAATCGAACTACTATTCCAAaaataactaatttttttctatgtaCAAGTCAAATTCGATATTCAAATCGGGTTACCCTAAAATCTATACCACtgttaaaattaatttgttataaaatttatcattgaatataaataaaattacaattttattatataaataattgcTCGAGTCCAACTTAAATATATAATGGTCCTAAATAGGCTTGACTCAGTCTCATTAGAATAAAGaattaaagattaattaaaaaaattagagacatgtcatatttttttttttacctttttctcctttttttttacaatgtcatatttttaattcaatatttatgtGTTAAAAGTGAATGGTCTAATTTCAGTTTTAATCTTATTATTAGGCTTAATTACAAAATTGGACTTCAACTTGTATTATTTTGCATAAAATGCACGAGATCCAataaaaatgtttcaaatgtataaaTTTTTTGGATAAAATGAGTTGAAATTACAATCAATTCTCTCTATAACAGTCCCGTTTGTCTGCCAAGATTCTACTAGTTATAAAGAGGTGGTTGTTATACACCTACTGTGATAGAGATAATTGTTGTAAAACTTACAATAGAACTCTTATCGTGAATTTTCATCAGATAAAGAAACtgagaattatatattaaaaaaagaaacttaCGTATAGTGGTGCATGCTTATTTCGttattttacattctttcacatgattaattataaattagttCATAAATCTAACAAGTTCATTTAATAACCCATTATAAGTTCGGATCATATAcgctctttttgatacaatgcctagaactatttATAGCTCCTCCCCGacccataaataagaagataatgcgcttcagcacacTTGAACCCGCGTCCTTCTGCATTAACAATAATACTCATGCCaatcaagctaagactcaatcggctaAATTTATATCATTGTTAATTACTATGTTAAAGTGAATTTCCAAGAATATTTTAATGCTATCAATGTTGCTATCAGTTAACTGTTAAAACCGTTAACACTTTAACATCTACCATTAACAATATTATCAATTTcgatttattaataatattataagggatctttaaaaaaaactataaaagggGTTTCGACaaggattaatttgaataaaaagaaattttaaaccAGTAATTGTCGAGTAAAAATCTCAAAAAGTAATTTAacccaaataataataaacaaagtaAATTCTACTAGAAGAATATAGTAAAATTTACttttaagtaattttacatttcGTGAATTAGTCGTCCTTTAAAAATGAAGGGATCAAATTTTACCAGAGGCTAAAGCAATAATTAAacggtataatgataaatttggtcATTAATGTTTATATCTTTTTTCAATTTGACCTCAACCTTTTAAAATGAgttgaatttaaccatcaactttcttaaaaaagaatcaaattgctattttttaatagaaacgtTGACTAAAATGTTGAACTTTTAAACATGGTAGCCAAAATGATAATCCACGTGTACTTCAtgcttattttttgaatttttatatatttttttgaaatttgagttattttattatttttttgaaactttttataattattagattatttattaACGTGACATATAAACAAATGGTGCTATATCAGTGTGAAGCACATGTGAATTGTTACGTAAGTTGTCACATCGAtatcatttaataaattaatattttaatcaatatttttactaaaaaaccCGATTTaactactttttaaaaaattaacgaCCGAAGTtaacttataaaaaatataagaatcaaattga contains:
- the LOC107957987 gene encoding actin-depolymerizing factor 2, whose protein sequence is MANAASGMAVHDDCKLKFQELKAKRTHRFIVFKIEEKQKQVIVEKLGEPTESYEDFTKCLPADECRYAVYDFDFLTAENVPKSRIFFIAWSPDTSRIRSKMIYASSKDRFKRELDGIQVELQATDPTEMGLDVFKSRAN